A DNA window from Deltaproteobacteria bacterium contains the following coding sequences:
- a CDS encoding ribose-phosphate diphosphokinase yields MNPDDLVIFAGSGSKQLTVRICEYLKIKPGNSEVLQFSEGNTFVRVLENVRGRQVYLIQSTVFPANDNFMELLFWIDALNRASAESVTAIIPYFSYGKGDKKDEPRVSIRARVCADAIEVAGADRIVTMDLHAPQIQGFFRIPVDNLYALPALCARIQAMRLEDCIIVSPDSGFAKQARKYALYLGTPVAIADKQRVSHEEKAEVLEIIGDVRGKTAVVVDDFTISGRTLADVSVKLVERGAAQVYAMVTHGVLTEGSIERIDASPIEKLLITDTVENQPVRFSDVIEIVPVAPLFGEAIKRIHKRESISAMFPE; encoded by the coding sequence ATGAACCCTGACGACTTGGTGATATTTGCTGGAAGCGGAAGTAAGCAACTTACGGTCCGAATCTGCGAGTACCTCAAAATCAAACCTGGGAACAGCGAGGTACTGCAGTTCTCAGAAGGAAATACCTTTGTAAGGGTCTTAGAAAACGTTCGAGGACGGCAGGTCTATCTGATTCAATCTACCGTCTTCCCGGCTAATGACAATTTCATGGAGCTGTTGTTCTGGATTGACGCTCTGAATCGTGCCAGTGCGGAATCGGTAACAGCGATTATCCCTTATTTCAGTTATGGAAAAGGGGATAAGAAGGATGAACCCCGGGTGTCCATCCGAGCCCGGGTCTGTGCGGATGCCATTGAAGTAGCCGGCGCTGACCGGATTGTAACCATGGACCTTCATGCGCCTCAGATACAAGGATTCTTCCGCATCCCGGTGGACAATCTTTACGCACTGCCAGCGTTGTGTGCTCGTATCCAGGCCATGCGCCTCGAAGACTGCATCATTGTTTCTCCTGACTCCGGTTTCGCCAAGCAAGCCAGGAAATATGCCTTATACCTCGGAACGCCGGTCGCCATCGCGGACAAGCAGCGTGTATCGCATGAGGAGAAGGCTGAGGTTCTGGAGATCATCGGTGACGTGCGTGGCAAGACTGCGGTGGTGGTGGATGATTTCACGATATCAGGCCGGACTCTCGCGGACGTGTCAGTGAAGCTGGTTGAGCGGGGTGCCGCCCAGGTGTACGCCATGGTTACTCATGGCGTTTTAACCGAGGGTTCTATTGAAAGAATTGACGCCAGCCCGATTGAAAAGCTTCTTATTACGGATACCGTTGAAAATCAACCTGTCAGGTTTTCGGACGTGATAGAGATAGTGCCAGTCGCTCCCCTCTTTGGTGAAGCCATTAAAAGAATTCATAAGCGGGAGAGTATCAGTGCCATGTTTCCAGAGTAA
- a CDS encoding OmpA family protein, whose amino-acid sequence MRRLIIVLTLIPAIFIFSSLEVQAEENNPLLSELAALENLKARLEEASRTLPQEDSKSMDSVAQALARIEATKKFLAKKPKSKKARDMLAACSLLTDTAILQVKTKINEYRILELQKQRESVHQELKSTFEKIKQTQEKISRIERGHVSKFRDDLAKERRKAEEQWEEAKLRFSELQSELIQVQNEARRTVITVSDLLFGFDKYDLTSELKISLARIAGILSVFRELNIRVEGHTDNRGTKEYNQELSEKRAHNVMDFLIAQGINPARLTAAGYYFSRPVTSNDTPEGRQKNRRVELVIQENKQK is encoded by the coding sequence ATGCGACGGTTGATCATTGTTTTAACGCTTATCCCTGCGATTTTTATCTTTTCAAGTCTGGAGGTTCAAGCAGAGGAGAATAATCCCCTTTTGTCTGAACTGGCGGCTCTGGAGAACCTCAAGGCCAGGCTTGAAGAGGCATCCCGGACCTTGCCTCAGGAAGATTCAAAATCCATGGATTCCGTTGCTCAGGCCCTCGCCAGGATCGAGGCGACTAAAAAGTTTCTGGCTAAAAAGCCCAAGAGCAAGAAGGCCCGGGACATGCTGGCCGCCTGCTCCCTGCTCACTGACACGGCGATTCTTCAGGTCAAAACAAAGATCAATGAGTACAGGATTCTTGAATTGCAAAAACAAAGAGAATCCGTGCACCAGGAGCTCAAAAGCACCTTTGAGAAGATAAAGCAAACTCAAGAGAAAATAAGCCGGATCGAGCGGGGTCATGTTTCTAAGTTCAGGGATGATCTGGCTAAAGAAAGACGTAAGGCCGAGGAGCAATGGGAAGAGGCCAAATTGAGGTTCAGTGAACTGCAGAGCGAATTGATACAGGTCCAAAATGAGGCGCGTCGAACCGTTATCACCGTTTCTGATCTCCTTTTTGGCTTCGATAAATACGATTTAACTAGCGAGCTCAAGATCAGTCTAGCCAGAATTGCAGGAATCCTGTCAGTCTTTCGTGAACTGAATATCAGGGTCGAGGGCCATACCGACAACCGGGGGACAAAAGAGTATAACCAGGAGCTTTCTGAAAAACGCGCCCATAATGTCATGGATTTCTTGATTGCTCAAGGAATCAATCCAGCACGCCTCACCGCGGCTGGCTATTACTTCAGCCGACCCGTAACCAGCAATGATACTCCAGAAGGCAGACAAAAAAACCGGAGGGTCGAGCTGGTGATACAGGAAAATAAACAGAAATAA
- a CDS encoding MFS transporter, with amino-acid sequence MTSYKWKALATVALGTFMGTMDVSIVNISFPILTRVLNTELTTVMWVTLAYTLVSTSLLLFLGRVGDQIGRKKIYGTGMVIFTIGLILCSLSQNIAQLIIFRVLQAVGSAMAISCGTAIVAESFPPEERGQGLGLLGISVSAGFILGPILGGLLLEWLHWRSIFYMRVPVGLLTVFMAMTFLKKDQVKAGKIEFDLLGILSSSAGLALIIFGVSTINRFGAKSLLVPLLIGLGILSLFSFVLIERRASNPIVDLSLFTNRVFSSAIWGLFLTFMAYPAYILVMPFYLIQGIGLVPAKAGLILAAVSMTSIFVGPISGWLSDRFGSVWFSTMGALVTTIAFILMRGFDLQTQIMGIVPVLVILGLGMGLFQSPNNSTIMGAVTKERLGTASALIATQRSVGIAVGTALAGTVYSARKIIHINELSQQGLEAAAANQQAISSAFQDVLLISVFFIAVVVVLSLGTRSKTR; translated from the coding sequence ATGACCTCTTATAAGTGGAAAGCCTTAGCCACTGTGGCTCTTGGTACCTTCATGGGCACCATGGATGTCAGTATCGTCAACATCTCCTTTCCAATCTTGACCAGGGTGTTAAACACGGAGCTGACCACGGTCATGTGGGTCACCCTGGCCTATACTCTCGTCAGTACAAGCCTGCTGTTGTTTTTAGGCAGAGTTGGTGACCAGATAGGCAGAAAAAAGATATATGGGACAGGTATGGTCATTTTTACAATTGGCCTGATTCTTTGTTCTCTATCCCAGAATATCGCCCAGTTGATTATCTTCCGGGTTTTGCAGGCGGTCGGTTCGGCTATGGCCATCTCTTGCGGGACAGCCATTGTGGCAGAGTCCTTCCCTCCAGAGGAAAGAGGACAGGGCCTTGGCCTATTGGGCATTTCGGTCTCGGCTGGATTCATCCTGGGTCCCATTCTCGGCGGCTTGCTACTGGAATGGCTCCACTGGCGGTCCATCTTTTACATGCGGGTGCCAGTAGGACTTCTGACAGTTTTTATGGCCATGACCTTCCTTAAAAAGGACCAGGTGAAAGCTGGCAAGATAGAGTTTGATCTGTTAGGAATACTGAGTTCCTCAGCCGGACTGGCCTTGATCATCTTCGGGGTCAGTACGATCAATCGTTTTGGCGCCAAATCTCTTCTAGTTCCCCTTTTGATCGGGCTGGGCATCCTTTCCCTTTTTTCCTTTGTACTCATTGAACGGCGCGCCTCTAATCCGATAGTTGATCTATCCCTCTTTACAAACCGTGTCTTCTCAAGTGCAATATGGGGCCTTTTCCTGACCTTCATGGCCTACCCCGCTTACATCCTGGTGATGCCTTTTTATCTGATCCAGGGGATTGGACTCGTCCCGGCCAAGGCCGGGCTCATTCTGGCCGCAGTTTCCATGACCTCCATATTCGTCGGGCCAATCAGCGGCTGGCTTTCCGACCGCTTCGGATCGGTCTGGTTTTCGACCATGGGGGCGCTGGTGACCACCATCGCCTTTATACTCATGCGCGGCTTTGATCTTCAAACGCAGATTATGGGTATTGTTCCCGTTCTGGTCATACTCGGACTTGGCATGGGCTTATTTCAATCCCCAAACAACAGCACCATTATGGGAGCGGTCACAAAGGAACGTCTTGGTACCGCCTCTGCCTTGATTGCTACCCAGCGGTCGGTAGGAATTGCGGTGGGAACGGCCCTGGCCGGAACTGTTTACTCCGCGCGAAAGATTATCCATATAAACGAGCTGAGCCAGCAGGGTCTTGAGGCAGCTGCGGCCAACCAGCAAGCCATATCGTCCGCCTTTCAGGATGTCCTGCTTATTTCGGTTTTCTTTATAGCTGTCGTGGTGGTGTTATCCCTTGGGACAAGGAGCAAAACAAGGTAG